Proteins found in one Chrysiogenes arsenatis DSM 11915 genomic segment:
- a CDS encoding GntR family transcriptional regulator: MDFTKPLKDRIADSIRDDIIRCILKPGERLIEPKLADKLGMSRTPIREAFRQLESEGFVRIIPRKGAVVTDITPKDVDDLYIIAAKLEGLAANLSVDYIDESDIALLYKKNDELEKLADHIIGSDYSLVNNSFHGVFINKCRNQRLIQTLQMFSRQFDRFRNLAISLTDKKDQAVKDHMQIIKAFEGRDRQLAEKLVNEHVLESGERLKRLLMRASGYTVES, encoded by the coding sequence ATGGATTTTACTAAACCGCTGAAAGATAGGATAGCCGATAGTATCCGTGATGATATTATCCGTTGTATTCTCAAGCCTGGTGAGCGCTTAATTGAACCCAAACTGGCTGACAAACTTGGAATGAGCCGTACCCCGATTCGAGAGGCGTTCCGGCAACTTGAAAGCGAAGGGTTTGTCCGCATTATCCCGCGCAAAGGGGCAGTGGTAACGGATATTACACCGAAAGACGTTGATGATTTATACATTATTGCTGCGAAACTCGAAGGCTTAGCGGCAAATCTGAGTGTCGATTATATTGACGAATCCGACATTGCTCTGTTGTATAAAAAAAATGATGAATTGGAAAAACTCGCCGATCATATCATTGGATCTGACTATTCACTGGTGAATAACAGTTTTCACGGTGTTTTCATCAATAAGTGCCGCAATCAGCGACTCATACAAACGCTGCAAATGTTCAGCCGCCAGTTTGACCGCTTCCGTAACCTAGCGATCTCGCTGACAGACAAAAAAGATCAAGCCGTAAAAGATCACATGCAAATCATTAAAGCATTTGAAGGGCGTGATCGCCAGTTAGCGGAAAAGCTAGTCAATGAACACGTTCTGGAAAGCGGAGAGCGTTTAAAACGCCTATTAATGCGGGCTTCAGGATATACGGTCGAATCATAA
- the mfd gene encoding transcription-repair coupling factor codes for MNEFHPCLPISALALRIARSLLAPTATDLETPRRFYISFPDHDRPRTLYRTLNSLGIAVAYLPPWEILPGESSHFFPPNAAARSQAIDAIITGSISVVVAVHKSTAQKIPALSQVIIELSLGYHAEIGEIAEVLSMNGFVRTSNVDDYGQFAVRGDIIDIYSPGGPYRIEFFDTTIDRITRFDVDSQKSVESVDHVAILHFREYRTSPWEAPRCSLFDFLGKHHVHIIGQSELVRTIEQERRGCSAIDPDLLYISPSDIPDWTHQTPSLPLPTDAIREYHLPHTDERLALLAQVTAEVPQVIFTYRSADGLEKFRTMLCEAGVTLPLHLAQDIGDIRCGINALKGDFSTSFYSLAESMLTERDLFGTHQIATRKHRASGITSYLTDLAVLKPGDYVVHIDYGVGIYRGIENLDTAGKRGDFLRLEYQKGDILYVPNEKFNLVQKYIGSEGGSPKLDRIGSKSWEGRKSRARKVVADIAADLIKNDAMRCRPKEHAYPRESSMYEDFITLFPYEETEDQARAIDETLADMYAAYPMDRLVCGDVGYGKTEVALRAAVKCAEAGLQVAVLAPTTILVEQHFRTFRERFAPFPVVVEMVSRFRTAKENREVLEGAANGRVDIVIGTHKLLAKGVEFKRLGLLVIDEEQRFGVVHKERLKGLKANVDVLTLTATPIPRTLHMALGGVKKMSIIETPPKDRRSIRTEVVQFDEAVLRQGLLREFRRGGQIYFLHNRVESIATIAMRVAAVLPEARVGVAHGQMPEAQLERVMLDFSEGEYDVLVCSTIIESGLDVPRANTMFINRADTLGLAQLYQLRGRVGRGDRQAFCYLIVPPRDTMNEDALKRIDIIQELSYLGAGFRLATYDLEMRGAGNIVGVEQSGQIAAVGFEMYTSMLREQLALLTGEDTAQCQPNIRSEFPAFIPEEYVEDTPARLSIYKRIASTNSSSELKEIGKELVDRYGKCPEEVDHLLAVGAVRLEAQQASIEKVYIGKKQFIFHVGNKSKVQVESLIRYASEGKLRLDPDGKVTMLGINPAQAAAFLKQIKQQMK; via the coding sequence ATGAATGAATTCCATCCTTGCCTTCCCATCAGCGCACTCGCACTTCGTATAGCGCGCAGCTTGCTCGCACCTACCGCTACTGATCTTGAGACTCCACGCCGATTTTATATTTCTTTTCCCGATCATGACCGCCCGCGCACCCTATACCGCACTCTGAACAGTCTTGGTATTGCCGTGGCGTATCTGCCACCATGGGAAATTCTCCCAGGTGAGTCATCGCATTTTTTCCCGCCCAATGCCGCCGCTCGTTCGCAAGCTATTGACGCAATTATTACCGGTTCCATCTCTGTTGTGGTCGCCGTTCATAAGAGCACCGCGCAAAAAATCCCTGCCCTCTCTCAGGTGATCATTGAACTTTCGCTCGGGTATCATGCCGAAATAGGGGAAATAGCAGAAGTGCTTTCTATGAATGGTTTTGTGCGAACCTCTAATGTTGATGATTATGGGCAATTTGCGGTTCGGGGAGATATTATTGATATCTATAGCCCCGGCGGCCCGTATCGTATCGAGTTTTTTGATACCACAATCGACCGCATCACCCGTTTTGATGTAGACTCGCAAAAAAGTGTAGAAAGCGTTGATCATGTGGCAATCCTCCACTTCCGCGAATACCGCACCTCACCTTGGGAAGCTCCCCGTTGTAGTTTGTTTGATTTCCTGGGCAAACATCACGTACACATTATTGGGCAGAGTGAGCTTGTACGAACTATTGAGCAGGAACGCCGTGGGTGTTCGGCGATTGATCCTGATCTATTGTACATTTCACCAAGCGATATTCCCGATTGGACACATCAGACACCATCGTTGCCGTTGCCAACCGATGCCATTCGCGAATACCATTTGCCCCATACTGACGAAAGACTTGCGTTGCTTGCGCAAGTAACAGCTGAAGTGCCGCAAGTAATTTTCACGTATCGTTCCGCCGACGGGCTGGAAAAATTTCGTACCATGCTCTGTGAAGCAGGTGTTACGTTGCCGCTTCATCTTGCGCAAGACATTGGCGACATTCGTTGTGGAATCAATGCGCTGAAAGGGGATTTTTCGACAAGTTTTTACAGCCTTGCCGAAAGCATGCTCACCGAACGCGACCTTTTCGGAACGCATCAAATTGCTACGCGCAAACATCGAGCTTCAGGCATAACGAGCTATCTCACCGATCTTGCAGTACTCAAGCCGGGTGATTATGTTGTTCACATTGATTACGGCGTCGGTATTTATCGTGGCATAGAAAATCTTGATACCGCTGGCAAGCGGGGTGATTTCTTGCGCCTTGAGTATCAAAAGGGCGATATTCTGTACGTCCCCAATGAAAAATTTAACCTTGTCCAGAAGTATATTGGTTCCGAAGGCGGATCGCCCAAACTCGATCGTATCGGCTCTAAAAGTTGGGAAGGTCGAAAAAGTCGTGCCCGCAAAGTGGTCGCCGATATTGCGGCTGATCTGATTAAAAATGACGCGATGCGATGCCGTCCGAAAGAGCATGCGTATCCACGTGAATCTTCGATGTACGAAGATTTCATAACACTCTTTCCTTATGAAGAAACCGAAGATCAGGCGCGCGCCATCGACGAAACACTGGCCGACATGTATGCCGCATACCCGATGGATCGTTTGGTGTGTGGCGATGTTGGCTATGGTAAAACTGAAGTTGCTCTACGTGCGGCGGTTAAGTGTGCCGAAGCGGGTTTACAAGTGGCAGTGCTTGCGCCTACGACAATCCTTGTCGAACAACATTTTCGCACCTTTCGCGAGCGATTTGCCCCTTTCCCGGTTGTCGTTGAAATGGTATCTCGATTTCGCACTGCCAAAGAGAATCGCGAAGTTCTTGAAGGAGCCGCTAATGGACGGGTCGATATTGTCATTGGCACCCATAAACTCCTTGCCAAAGGAGTCGAGTTTAAGCGATTGGGTCTGCTGGTCATTGATGAAGAACAACGTTTTGGTGTGGTGCATAAAGAACGACTAAAAGGGTTGAAAGCGAATGTAGATGTGTTGACGCTGACCGCCACGCCCATTCCACGCACGTTGCACATGGCGTTGGGTGGCGTTAAGAAAATGAGCATTATTGAGACCCCACCCAAAGATCGTCGTTCGATCCGAACCGAAGTCGTTCAGTTTGACGAAGCCGTTTTACGCCAAGGATTATTGCGCGAGTTCCGTCGTGGCGGGCAAATCTATTTCTTGCACAACCGTGTCGAAAGTATTGCTACCATCGCCATGCGTGTCGCGGCGGTTCTTCCTGAGGCGCGGGTTGGTGTAGCGCATGGGCAGATGCCAGAAGCGCAGCTTGAGCGTGTGATGCTCGATTTTTCTGAAGGGGAATATGACGTTTTAGTCTGCTCCACGATTATTGAATCAGGACTCGACGTACCACGCGCCAATACGATGTTTATCAATCGTGCCGACACGCTTGGACTCGCACAATTGTATCAACTTCGCGGGCGTGTTGGTCGCGGCGATCGTCAGGCATTTTGTTATTTGATAGTACCACCGCGCGACACAATGAATGAGGATGCGCTCAAGCGAATCGATATCATTCAAGAGCTGAGTTATTTAGGAGCAGGGTTTCGACTTGCAACCTACGATCTGGAAATGCGTGGTGCCGGAAACATTGTCGGCGTCGAGCAGTCAGGGCAAATTGCGGCCGTTGGTTTTGAAATGTACACCTCTATGCTGCGTGAACAATTAGCCTTGTTGACGGGTGAAGATACTGCGCAGTGCCAGCCAAATATCCGTTCTGAATTTCCGGCTTTTATCCCAGAAGAATATGTCGAAGATACCCCTGCGCGACTTTCAATCTATAAGCGCATTGCTAGTACCAATAGCAGTAGTGAACTCAAAGAGATAGGCAAAGAGCTCGTCGATCGGTATGGCAAATGCCCTGAAGAAGTTGACCATTTGCTCGCAGTCGGGGCGGTGCGCCTAGAAGCGCAGCAGGCTTCCATCGAAAAAGTATACATTGGCAAGAAACAATTCATCTTCCATGTGGGGAATAAATCTAAAGTGCAGGTTGAATCCCTGATTCGCTATGCCAGCGAAGGGAAGCTGCGCCTTGACCCTGATGGGAAGGTGACGATGCTCGGAATAAACCCTGCTCAGGCGGCAGCATTTCTCAAGCAGATAAAACAACAAATGAAATAA
- the lpxC gene encoding UDP-3-O-acyl-N-acetylglucosamine deacetylase, producing MQQQTLLNSLKISGIGLHSGNKISMTLNPAPAGTGIRFVRTDLGGIEIPATAEHVVNTQLATTIGLSAKVTVSTIEHLMSALYALEVDNVLIEIDGPEVPVLDGSAIPYVLLINESGVVSQRAKRQEIIITKPIEIVEGDRSIAIYPHTHYEIDFSIDFQHRMLRAQRKSIPINREEFTQHVSRARTFGFKKDVDTLRSMGLARGGSLENAVVIDEFKVLNTGGLRYEDEFVRHKILDCVGDLALCGARIRGRVVAVKSGHDLNNRLCRALVSQYCVKSNHLAMAAIIGQ from the coding sequence ATGCAACAACAAACACTTCTGAACTCATTAAAAATTAGTGGCATAGGGCTGCATAGCGGTAATAAAATATCAATGACACTCAATCCAGCTCCAGCTGGAACAGGAATTCGTTTTGTTCGTACCGACCTTGGGGGGATAGAGATTCCCGCAACCGCTGAACATGTCGTAAATACGCAGCTTGCAACGACTATAGGCCTCAGTGCTAAAGTGACCGTATCGACCATAGAGCACCTTATGTCTGCGCTCTATGCGTTGGAAGTGGACAACGTGCTTATTGAAATAGATGGCCCAGAAGTCCCGGTGCTTGACGGGTCAGCTATCCCGTATGTTTTGCTTATTAACGAGTCTGGTGTTGTTAGTCAACGAGCAAAACGACAAGAAATTATCATCACCAAGCCGATTGAAATCGTTGAAGGCGATAGAAGCATCGCCATATATCCACACACGCATTATGAAATTGATTTCTCTATTGACTTCCAGCATCGTATGTTGCGCGCTCAGCGCAAATCCATCCCCATCAACCGTGAGGAGTTTACTCAGCACGTAAGTCGCGCGCGGACATTCGGTTTTAAAAAAGATGTTGATACGCTCCGTTCTATGGGGTTAGCGCGTGGTGGATCGTTGGAAAATGCTGTTGTTATTGATGAGTTTAAGGTGCTGAATACTGGCGGGTTACGGTATGAAGATGAGTTTGTTCGCCACAAAATTCTTGATTGTGTGGGCGATCTTGCTCTTTGCGGAGCGCGCATTCGTGGCCGTGTGGTAGCCGTTAAGTCGGGTCATGACCTGAATAATCGCCTGTGTCGTGCGTTAGTTTCACAGTATTGTGTGAAATCGAATCACCTTGCAATGGCAGCGATCATTGGTCAGTAA
- a CDS encoding cytochrome c biogenesis CcdA family protein, with translation MVAEITLGAAFLAGILSFLSPCVLPLIPGYLSFLSGSSLEQMQQGKGRANLMLRAAMFVVGFSLVFIALGASATSIGSLLLGYMPIFMQIAGVLIIIFGIHYMGIFRLRSLDHEKRFHITQAPNSLWGALLIGVAFAFGWTPCIGPILASILAVASTQEHVSQGILLLAIYSAGLGIPFLLSAYAVNMFLGKLAKMKTMMRWVEIISGLLMVLIGVLILTGKLVVVTGWLSFLNLPL, from the coding sequence ATGGTTGCAGAAATTACACTTGGGGCGGCATTTCTTGCCGGTATCCTCTCGTTTTTATCACCTTGTGTTTTGCCTCTGATTCCTGGGTATCTCTCGTTTCTTTCGGGTTCATCGCTGGAACAAATGCAGCAGGGGAAAGGACGCGCAAATTTAATGTTGCGTGCCGCTATGTTTGTTGTTGGTTTTTCACTCGTCTTTATTGCTCTAGGAGCCTCGGCGACGTCAATAGGGAGCCTTTTGCTCGGGTATATGCCGATTTTTATGCAGATAGCGGGTGTTTTGATTATTATTTTTGGTATCCATTACATGGGGATATTTCGTTTGCGGTCGTTGGATCACGAAAAGCGATTCCATATTACGCAAGCGCCCAATTCTCTCTGGGGAGCACTGCTGATTGGCGTAGCGTTTGCTTTTGGATGGACACCATGCATTGGGCCGATTCTTGCTTCTATTCTTGCTGTAGCGAGCACGCAAGAACATGTTTCACAGGGGATACTCTTGCTGGCAATCTATTCGGCAGGGTTAGGCATTCCTTTTCTGCTGAGCGCGTATGCCGTCAATATGTTTTTGGGTAAACTTGCCAAAATGAAAACTATGATGCGTTGGGTAGAGATTATTAGCGGGCTATTGATGGTACTGATTGGTGTGCTGATTTTAACTGGCAAATTAGTCGTTGTAACCGGATGGCTCTCATTTCTTAATCTTCCGCTGTAG
- a CDS encoding pyridoxal phosphate-dependent aminotransferase produces the protein MASGCRLLDFNESTLPPSPKVIQALTQFLNAGRLQVYPEYQALQQNIAEYAGVSAQNILFTNGSDQGIDILFRGIVGQGDRVLLLTPSFAMFEQAAHLEGAEIITHSYGADCSFPYEHVAATLGTGTIKLAVFVTPNNPTGTPVDLPFIRQMVDMHPQTFFIIDEAYFEFHGETSKDLVVTYSNMAVLRTFSKAFALAAVRLGYVIAHRDVIDELEKIRGPYDVNTLAVVAAQAALEDPAYMYQYRDEVIYLAKPRMLDFFTQRGIAVYAGKANFILFDPGNPQVAIDFLRTRGILVRRGRGAIAHMVRVTVGTTACVDAFIGAYSEYLEL, from the coding sequence ATGGCGTCAGGGTGCCGTCTGTTGGATTTTAATGAATCAACCTTGCCTCCCTCACCCAAAGTTATTCAAGCACTCACGCAGTTTTTGAATGCCGGACGCTTGCAGGTGTATCCTGAATACCAAGCGTTGCAACAAAACATTGCTGAGTATGCAGGGGTTTCAGCGCAAAATATTCTCTTTACGAATGGCTCTGATCAAGGGATCGATATCCTTTTCCGTGGTATTGTCGGGCAAGGTGATAGAGTATTGTTGCTTACACCGTCATTTGCCATGTTTGAACAAGCGGCACACTTGGAAGGGGCAGAAATCATTACCCACTCGTATGGGGCCGATTGCTCTTTTCCGTATGAGCATGTCGCAGCGACGCTCGGGACTGGTACTATCAAACTTGCGGTATTTGTTACGCCGAATAACCCCACCGGAACGCCTGTTGATCTGCCTTTCATACGTCAAATGGTCGATATGCACCCGCAAACATTTTTCATTATTGACGAAGCGTATTTTGAGTTTCATGGTGAAACAAGTAAGGATTTAGTAGTGACGTATTCGAATATGGCGGTTTTACGTACTTTTTCGAAGGCGTTTGCACTTGCTGCTGTCCGGTTAGGCTATGTTATAGCGCATCGTGACGTTATTGATGAGCTTGAAAAAATTCGCGGGCCATATGATGTCAATACTCTAGCGGTTGTTGCTGCTCAGGCAGCGTTAGAAGATCCGGCCTACATGTATCAATATCGAGATGAAGTCATTTACCTAGCAAAGCCGAGAATGCTCGATTTTTTTACTCAGCGTGGTATTGCCGTCTATGCTGGAAAAGCAAACTTTATACTATTTGATCCGGGTAACCCACAAGTCGCGATAGATTTTCTGCGCACCCGTGGGATTTTGGTTCGTCGTGGACGTGGTGCTATTGCTCACATGGTTCGCGTCACGGTAGGTACGACTGCTTGTGTTGACGCGTTTATTGGCGCTTATTCTGAATATTTGGAGTTATAG
- a CDS encoding nucleoside 2-deoxyribosyltransferase, with amino-acid sequence MKLYLASPLGFSEAGRYFYTNTMIPAIAQLGYSIIDPWALANQTAIDAIQAMQPSQERIDRWRALNFQIGANNAAAIHSSRILVAVLDGVDVDSGTAAEIGFACSLSKPIFGYRGDFRLSADNEGGIVNLQVEYFIRQSGGTICSDLNSLVHALAQHYAHYQGAN; translated from the coding sequence ATGAAGCTCTATCTTGCCTCTCCGCTCGGCTTTAGCGAGGCGGGTCGTTACTTTTACACGAACACAATGATTCCAGCAATAGCACAGCTTGGATACTCCATAATTGATCCGTGGGCATTAGCTAACCAAACAGCTATTGATGCGATTCAAGCTATGCAACCAAGTCAGGAAAGAATTGACAGGTGGCGTGCGTTAAACTTTCAAATCGGGGCAAACAATGCCGCAGCAATTCATTCGTCTCGTATCCTCGTTGCCGTGCTGGATGGTGTGGATGTTGACAGTGGAACTGCGGCTGAAATTGGATTTGCATGTTCCCTATCTAAGCCAATTTTCGGGTACCGAGGTGATTTCCGATTAAGCGCAGACAACGAAGGCGGTATCGTAAACCTTCAAGTAGAGTACTTTATTCGCCAAAGCGGTGGAACCATCTGTAGCGACCTTAATTCGCTAGTGCATGCACTAGCTCAACATTACGCACACTATCAAGGAGCCAATTAA
- a CDS encoding mechanosensitive ion channel family protein has translation MSLQPYIEYVESLPLPFIITVAVVIMITGGWIAFFITQRILVRLINRAGTKGLPAEWSSLIITHKMVDLLAWIAPALVFFYAINLIPDSYQEPFNRLSKVYLSALFIILLDRLISTALAIYEMQPIAVRRPVKGYVQLAKIILYVFGVITVFCILVGISPLGVLSGLGALMALLLLIFRDTILSFLASIQIAANDLVRVGDWIEAQQFGADGDVIDIALHTIKVQNWDKTIVVIPTYKLVEFSFKNWRGMQESGGRRIKRSIMIDLHSIRFLRNEEIEYFKSIEILRPYIDSKITEIHTYNDTKKNTESPLNRRQLTNIGTFRAYVVAYLKNHPRIHQQLTLMVRQLHATAEGVPIEVYAFTNTVAWGEYEQIQSDIFDHLFVALHEFGLQPFQNPTGSDFRQLSQSASTCPSQDEELHANHH, from the coding sequence ATGTCTCTCCAACCCTACATTGAATATGTCGAAAGCCTTCCATTACCTTTTATTATTACAGTTGCAGTAGTAATAATGATAACTGGCGGCTGGATTGCCTTTTTTATTACGCAACGAATTCTTGTACGGTTAATCAATAGAGCGGGAACAAAAGGGCTGCCCGCTGAATGGAGCAGCCTAATCATTACACACAAAATGGTTGACCTTTTAGCGTGGATAGCGCCAGCTCTTGTGTTTTTTTATGCCATAAATTTGATCCCTGATTCCTATCAAGAACCATTTAACCGCCTTAGCAAAGTGTATCTCAGTGCACTCTTTATTATTCTGTTAGATCGATTGATATCGACCGCACTCGCAATCTATGAAATGCAACCGATAGCGGTTCGCCGTCCTGTAAAAGGATATGTACAGCTTGCAAAAATTATCCTTTATGTGTTTGGTGTTATTACTGTTTTTTGTATTCTGGTTGGTATTTCTCCGTTAGGCGTACTCAGCGGTTTAGGCGCGCTGATGGCTCTACTTTTGCTGATTTTCCGCGACACAATTCTCTCTTTTCTCGCCAGCATTCAGATTGCCGCCAATGATCTTGTTCGTGTGGGTGATTGGATTGAGGCTCAGCAGTTTGGAGCTGATGGGGATGTAATAGATATCGCTCTACACACTATTAAGGTGCAGAACTGGGACAAAACCATCGTCGTGATTCCAACCTATAAACTTGTGGAATTTTCATTTAAAAACTGGCGGGGCATGCAAGAAAGTGGCGGAAGAAGGATTAAGCGCTCAATTATGATTGATTTACATTCGATCCGTTTCTTACGCAACGAAGAAATCGAATACTTCAAATCTATCGAGATATTACGTCCTTATATCGATAGTAAAATTACGGAAATCCACACATATAATGACACGAAAAAAAACACCGAATCCCCACTTAATCGTCGGCAACTCACGAATATTGGGACTTTTCGAGCCTATGTCGTTGCTTACCTCAAAAATCACCCTCGCATACATCAGCAACTTACCCTCATGGTGCGTCAGCTACATGCGACCGCTGAAGGAGTGCCTATCGAAGTGTATGCTTTTACAAATACTGTTGCTTGGGGTGAGTATGAGCAAATCCAAAGCGATATTTTTGATCACCTTTTTGTCGCACTGCACGAATTTGGATTGCAGCCATTCCAGAACCCCACAGGCTCAGATTTCCGACAGCTAAGCCAATCTGCTTCGACATGCCCGTCACAAGATGAGGAACTCCATGCAAATCATCATTGA
- a CDS encoding nucleoside recognition domain-containing protein translates to MQIIIDTILRSGESAINLALFILLPIMVVMMAFMRLLEDRGVLRRIALFLAPATILIGLPGVAVFAILQILFVSFAAPVATLKIMEQDPAIDQRSLAATFAAVITMSQANATFPLAAVGLNLPVAIGTSLAGGMLAAWIAWRWSPKPEIPIATTYPIDIPVSARKNVFQTLFAGGEEGLQLVLKAIPMLVLAVLTVNILKNTGAIGLLQTLVSPIFQIFGVPGIAVLPIVTKFLAGGTAMMAVTLDLVEEGLLSALDVNRIAGFTIHPCDPVGIAVLVSAGLRIGLVAKIALKAAAIAIVGRGIAHLLIF, encoded by the coding sequence ATGCAAATCATCATTGATACAATATTACGATCCGGTGAAAGTGCTATCAACCTTGCATTATTTATTTTACTCCCAATCATGGTCGTCATGATGGCGTTTATGCGACTACTTGAAGATCGAGGCGTACTAAGACGAATTGCGTTATTTCTTGCGCCGGCAACAATACTGATCGGCCTCCCAGGAGTCGCTGTATTTGCGATACTGCAAATACTGTTTGTCAGTTTTGCTGCACCAGTAGCTACTTTGAAAATAATGGAGCAGGATCCGGCTATCGATCAGCGATCACTTGCAGCAACGTTTGCCGCAGTAATAACGATGTCACAAGCAAATGCGACATTTCCACTCGCTGCCGTTGGACTTAACCTTCCCGTCGCTATTGGAACGTCTCTTGCTGGAGGAATGCTCGCAGCTTGGATCGCTTGGCGATGGAGCCCAAAACCTGAGATACCCATAGCAACCACTTATCCAATAGATATCCCTGTTTCGGCACGCAAAAATGTTTTTCAAACATTATTTGCCGGCGGAGAAGAAGGGCTTCAACTTGTCCTCAAAGCTATTCCAATGCTTGTGCTTGCTGTGCTTACTGTAAATATTCTAAAAAACACTGGAGCGATCGGGCTACTACAAACACTCGTCTCGCCAATTTTTCAAATCTTCGGAGTTCCAGGAATAGCTGTATTACCCATTGTTACAAAGTTTCTCGCAGGAGGCACTGCGATGATGGCGGTTACTTTAGATTTAGTTGAAGAAGGCCTATTGAGCGCTCTTGATGTAAACCGTATAGCGGGATTTACTATTCATCCCTGCGACCCTGTTGGCATTGCAGTACTCGTTTCAGCTGGCCTACGCATTGGATTGGTAGCAAAAATTGCTCTAAAAGCTGCAGCTATTGCTATTGTTGGCAGAGGAATAGCGCACCTATTGATTTTCTAA
- a CDS encoding DEAD/DEAH box helicase: MSFSTLGLSAPILRAVTQQGYTTPTPIQLQAIPAIIQGRDIRAAAQTGTGKTAGFTLPILEHLLKNPTQGRRYPRVLIMTPTRELAAQVEESVRTYGQCVQNRTAVIFGGVGIGPQITTLRQGVDIVVATPGRLLDHINQKTIDISKIEILVLDEADRMLDMGFINDIRRIIGILPKQRQSLLFSATFTPEITRLAETLLNDPVHIEVAKRNTAAENVQQVVHFVDRERKRELLSKIIKENNWKQVLVFTRTKHGANRLADQLSKDGIGADAIHGNKSQNARTKALSDFKKGAVRVLVATDIAARGLDIDELPQVVNFELPNVPEDYVHRIGRTGRAGNNGGACSLVCIDEHDLLKGIERMLKTEIRKISVEGFTPDPSITAEPIQNGRGSKGKTTASRAPRNSTQQPAAPSKGRSRTSTHTAAKATAFPKAAPLSRGGEETNERTSRSTPAKRHSMVNVGNARAERPKNRTHDYRSSEWRS; this comes from the coding sequence TTGTCATTTTCTACACTTGGCCTTTCGGCCCCGATTCTTCGTGCCGTAACCCAGCAAGGGTACACGACACCAACTCCTATTCAGCTTCAAGCTATTCCCGCTATCATTCAAGGCCGCGACATTCGTGCCGCCGCTCAGACGGGGACAGGGAAGACTGCAGGATTTACGCTCCCTATCCTTGAACACTTACTAAAAAATCCGACGCAAGGTCGCCGCTATCCGCGCGTCCTTATCATGACTCCAACCCGCGAACTTGCGGCACAAGTTGAAGAAAGCGTTCGTACGTACGGACAATGCGTCCAGAACCGTACGGCAGTGATTTTTGGCGGCGTTGGCATTGGCCCACAGATTACAACACTGCGCCAAGGGGTTGACATTGTTGTCGCCACACCAGGACGGTTACTTGATCACATTAACCAAAAGACCATCGATATTTCTAAAATTGAAATTCTGGTTCTTGACGAAGCAGATCGCATGCTTGACATGGGCTTTATCAATGATATTCGTCGTATCATTGGCATCCTTCCCAAACAGCGGCAGAGTCTCCTCTTTTCTGCAACGTTTACACCAGAAATTACTCGCCTCGCAGAAACACTTCTCAATGACCCCGTGCATATTGAAGTCGCTAAGCGCAACACCGCTGCAGAGAATGTGCAACAAGTCGTTCACTTCGTTGATCGCGAACGCAAACGTGAACTTCTGTCGAAAATAATCAAAGAGAACAACTGGAAACAGGTATTAGTTTTCACACGTACCAAGCACGGCGCCAATCGCCTAGCCGACCAACTTTCTAAAGATGGAATCGGCGCAGATGCCATTCATGGCAACAAAAGCCAAAATGCGCGCACAAAAGCACTGAGCGACTTCAAAAAAGGGGCAGTTCGTGTATTGGTCGCTACCGATATCGCGGCTCGTGGCCTTGATATTGATGAGCTGCCACAAGTAGTCAACTTTGAGCTTCCGAATGTTCCCGAAGATTACGTTCACCGCATTGGCCGCACTGGCCGTGCTGGTAACAACGGTGGCGCTTGCTCATTGGTCTGCATTGATGAACACGATCTACTAAAAGGGATTGAGCGGATGCTAAAAACGGAAATTCGCAAGATTTCCGTTGAGGGCTTCACCCCCGACCCCTCTATTACCGCCGAACCGATCCAGAATGGACGCGGCAGTAAAGGGAAAACCACAGCGTCACGCGCTCCACGAAACTCAACCCAGCAGCCGGCAGCGCCAAGTAAAGGTCGCAGCAGAACATCGACTCACACTGCGGCGAAAGCAACGGCCTTCCCGAAAGCCGCTCCACTGAGTCGTGGTGGCGAAGAGACCAACGAACGCACTTCACGTTCAACGCCAGCGAAAAGACACTCCATGGTCAACGTGGGGAACGCGCGCGCTGAGCGCCCTAAAAACCGCACGCACGACTACCGTAGTAGCGAGTGGCGGTCATAA